One window of Sphingobacteriales bacterium genomic DNA carries:
- the pbpC gene encoding penicillin-binding protein 1C produces MRFKEHFFHLIKHLKLVLLRYDRQVSFVLFSLSAFFCVALIADLLFPPTTFRIEYSQIVTDRDDNILYPFLTSDDKWRMLTELEEITPTLRKAIIFKEDKYFYLHYGINPVAIIRAFSNNLLQRKRTSGASTITMQVARLLAPKERTYFNKFGEIVRAIQLEWHYSKPEILQLYLNLVPYGSNIEGVKSASVLFFDKQPNHLSLAEITILAIIPNRPTSLQIGKNNEYLIEARNKWLLRFKKARLFSNSEIEDALLEPFEARRLDAPKFAPHFAIRMKEKFPNQPIIKTTLRFNFQKKAETLTANYIKRLYFQNIRNAAIIILNNRTHEVEAYVGSADFENTEDGGQVDGVKAIRSPGSTLKPFLYALSFDKGLITPKLKVSDVPVNFSGYTPVNFDQVFNGSVTIETALAYSLNIPAVKTLNELGVGYFTDQLTQAGFSQINADKEKMGLSLALGGCGVRLEELTNLYSAFANKGKLYNLNWLKGTKDTSSRQIISEQAAYIFTEALTKISRPDLPKNMESSKNLPKIAWKTGTSYGRKDAWSIGYNANYTIGVWVGNFSGEGVPELGGATIATPLLFDIFNSVDYSPGNDWFAPPDEISYRWVCSETGHLPQPDCTKTVMDYYLPMISDNKMCQHQKTYFVSADSSISYCTSCLPESGFKKKNYPVYPPEIVAFYESEGIPYEKLPPHNPLCDRLFSGTAPLITSPQNGQEYLLDPMDNTQIALTCNTSNDVQVVYWYVNDQYLKPVMPTGKLFFIPKPGRNKITCVDDKGRKEQIYIMAKYL; encoded by the coding sequence ATGAGATTTAAGGAACACTTTTTTCATTTAATTAAGCATCTAAAATTGGTTTTATTGCGATATGACCGTCAGGTTAGTTTCGTATTATTTTCGTTGTCTGCTTTTTTTTGTGTTGCGCTCATCGCCGATTTATTATTCCCTCCAACTACTTTTCGTATTGAGTATTCTCAAATCGTTACAGACAGAGACGACAATATTCTTTATCCCTTTCTTACTTCTGATGATAAATGGAGAATGTTGACCGAACTGGAAGAAATAACTCCAACTTTGAGGAAAGCCATAATTTTTAAAGAAGACAAGTATTTTTATCTGCATTATGGCATAAACCCGGTAGCCATTATCCGGGCTTTTTCCAATAATTTGCTGCAACGGAAACGCACCTCCGGAGCTTCAACCATTACCATGCAGGTAGCCAGGCTATTAGCTCCCAAAGAACGAACTTACTTTAATAAATTTGGAGAAATAGTTCGGGCTATTCAATTGGAATGGCATTACAGTAAACCGGAAATTTTACAACTTTATCTGAATTTGGTGCCTTATGGCAGCAATATTGAAGGGGTGAAATCAGCCTCTGTTCTTTTTTTTGACAAACAACCCAATCATCTTAGTCTGGCTGAAATCACCATTTTGGCGATCATTCCTAACCGGCCGACTTCTTTACAAATCGGTAAAAACAATGAATATCTGATTGAAGCAAGAAATAAATGGCTGCTCAGATTTAAGAAAGCCCGCCTCTTCAGCAATTCCGAGATAGAAGATGCACTTTTAGAGCCATTTGAAGCCCGGAGATTGGATGCACCCAAGTTTGCTCCACATTTTGCTATCAGAATGAAGGAAAAATTTCCCAATCAACCTATCATTAAAACTACACTGCGCTTTAATTTTCAAAAAAAAGCCGAAACGCTGACTGCGAATTATATCAAACGTCTTTATTTTCAGAATATCAGAAATGCAGCAATAATCATTTTAAACAACAGAACCCACGAGGTAGAAGCTTATGTCGGCTCGGCCGATTTCGAAAATACGGAAGACGGCGGTCAGGTGGATGGGGTAAAAGCAATTCGTTCACCCGGAAGTACCCTTAAACCTTTTTTATACGCCTTGTCATTCGACAAAGGTTTGATTACCCCCAAACTTAAAGTAAGCGATGTTCCGGTTAACTTTTCGGGATATACACCGGTTAATTTTGACCAAGTTTTTAACGGAAGTGTTACCATAGAAACTGCGTTAGCTTATTCATTAAACATCCCTGCAGTAAAAACACTGAATGAATTAGGAGTTGGTTATTTTACCGATCAACTTACTCAGGCCGGGTTTTCTCAAATTAATGCAGACAAAGAAAAAATGGGACTTTCCCTGGCGTTGGGCGGTTGCGGGGTGAGATTAGAAGAACTGACTAATTTATATTCAGCATTTGCCAACAAAGGAAAGTTATACAATCTGAATTGGCTGAAAGGAACGAAAGACACAAGTTCCCGGCAGATAATATCAGAACAGGCCGCCTATATTTTTACCGAGGCACTGACAAAAATCAGTCGCCCGGATTTGCCGAAAAATATGGAAAGCAGCAAGAATCTGCCGAAAATTGCCTGGAAAACCGGCACTTCTTATGGGCGCAAAGATGCATGGAGCATTGGTTATAATGCCAATTATACCATCGGAGTTTGGGTCGGCAACTTTTCGGGGGAAGGAGTTCCTGAACTTGGCGGAGCAACAATCGCCACCCCTTTGCTATTTGATATTTTTAACAGCGTTGACTATTCACCCGGCAACGACTGGTTTGCCCCGCCCGATGAAATCTCCTACCGTTGGGTTTGTTCTGAAACCGGACATTTACCACAACCCGATTGTACTAAAACAGTTATGGATTATTATCTGCCCATGATTTCAGACAACAAAATGTGTCAGCATCAAAAAACCTATTTTGTATCCGCTGACAGCAGTATCAGTTATTGCACGTCGTGTTTACCGGAATCGGGGTTTAAAAAGAAAAACTATCCCGTTTATCCTCCTGAAATAGTCGCTTTTTACGAATCAGAAGGCATTCCTTATGAAAAACTCCCTCCGCATAACCCCTTATGTGACCGGCTTTTCAGCGGGACAGCCCCTTTGATTACCTCTCCTCAAAACGGACAGGAATATTTGTTAGACCCGATGGATAATACTCAAATTGCTTTGACCTGCAACACATCCAACGATGTTCAGGTTGTATATTGGTATGTCAATGATCAGTATTTAAAACCGGTTATGCCAACGGGTAAACTTTTTTTTATTCCCAAAC